A genomic region of Deinococcus humi contains the following coding sequences:
- a CDS encoding sensor histidine kinase, which translates to MRNASVTAMRWCGLLAWLCTLLPVNFDLAGRRDTLVNLGSGPLELWMGAFLGFGALYWSVTYHLGPWLKHGDLTRRTARLTGCALMGLCALTLNATYSSEGDMTILLVLVAVLLPGLLAWPWVKLWIGAQSLLLFVVLIPELGFGKAVYTGLFLAMVQVFCAMLVHLLTRERLARRELGDLHLQLRFAQAQLEEAARERERLRISRELHDSLGHHLTVLGLELEFAAQVPPEQVRPPVTRALALNKLLLSDVRASVTTLRTAQEDWLHLTQMLVESVPGLDIQFHCPAQFIPDSAPQARTLLRFFQEAMTNTVRHAQAARLWLRLEHCSDKLIVSAHDDGTLGLPFCPGNGLTGLHERFAELGGALTVRVRNDGALHLEGQLPVSG; encoded by the coding sequence ATGCGAAACGCCTCGGTGACCGCCATGCGCTGGTGCGGTCTGCTGGCCTGGCTCTGCACGCTTCTGCCCGTCAACTTTGATCTCGCTGGACGCCGTGACACGCTGGTCAATTTGGGATCAGGGCCACTGGAACTCTGGATGGGCGCGTTTCTGGGGTTTGGTGCGCTGTACTGGAGCGTGACCTACCACCTGGGACCCTGGCTCAAGCACGGCGATCTGACGCGCCGCACGGCCCGTTTGACCGGCTGCGCCTTGATGGGGCTGTGCGCCCTGACGCTGAACGCAACGTATTCCTCAGAGGGGGATATGACCATCTTGCTGGTCCTGGTGGCCGTGCTGTTGCCAGGGCTGCTGGCCTGGCCGTGGGTCAAGCTCTGGATTGGTGCGCAGAGCCTGCTGCTTTTCGTGGTCCTGATTCCCGAGCTGGGTTTCGGCAAGGCCGTCTACACTGGACTTTTTCTGGCCATGGTCCAGGTGTTTTGCGCCATGCTGGTCCATCTGCTGACCCGGGAACGCCTGGCGCGGCGCGAACTGGGGGACTTGCATCTTCAGTTGCGCTTCGCCCAGGCCCAGTTGGAGGAAGCGGCCCGCGAGCGTGAGCGGCTGCGCATCTCGCGGGAATTGCACGATTCGCTGGGTCACCACCTCACGGTGCTGGGCCTGGAACTGGAATTTGCGGCGCAGGTGCCGCCCGAACAGGTGCGCCCGCCAGTGACGCGCGCCCTGGCGCTCAACAAACTCTTGCTCAGCGACGTGCGCGCGAGCGTGACCACCCTGCGGACCGCCCAGGAAGACTGGCTCCATCTGACCCAGATGCTGGTTGAAAGTGTGCCCGGTCTCGACATTCAATTCCACTGCCCTGCGCAGTTCATACCGGACTCGGCCCCCCAGGCGCGGACATTGCTGCGTTTCTTTCAGGAGGCCATGACCAACACGGTCCGTCACGCTCAGGCGGCCCGTCTGTGGCTGCGCCTGGAACACTGTTCCGACAAACTCATCGTCTCCGCCCATGACGACGGCACGCTGGGGCTGCCGTTTTGCCCGGGCAACGGCCTGACGGGCCTTCACGAACGGTTCGCGGAACTCGGCGGCGCCCTGACGGTCAGGGTCAGGAACGACGGCGCACTCCATCTGGAAGGGCAACTGCCGGTGTCTGGATGA
- a CDS encoding response regulator: MIRVALVDDQTLVRLGLRRLLELAPDIQVIAEAADGQAAVAMVQDTQPDLLLLDVRMPHLDGPGVLEALNALGCLPPTVILTTFNDDAALLHCLRAGARGSLLKDVSYEELIASVRHVAQGGSLNGPLVPQHLLERLRHPVASLSPEDEVKLTERELDILRLMSGGYSNKELADALSLKEGTVKNHVSNILLKLEARDRTRAVLRALELGLL; this comes from the coding sequence ATGATTCGTGTGGCTCTGGTAGACGACCAGACCCTGGTCCGGCTGGGGCTGCGCCGCTTGCTGGAACTCGCGCCCGATATTCAGGTCATCGCCGAAGCGGCGGATGGTCAGGCCGCTGTTGCAATGGTGCAGGACACGCAGCCTGACCTGCTGTTGCTGGACGTCCGAATGCCGCATCTGGATGGTCCGGGCGTGCTGGAAGCGCTCAACGCTTTGGGTTGTCTGCCGCCAACAGTAATCCTGACCACCTTCAATGACGACGCCGCACTCCTCCATTGCCTGCGCGCAGGGGCACGGGGCTCGCTGCTCAAAGACGTCAGCTATGAAGAGCTGATTGCCAGCGTGCGCCATGTGGCGCAGGGAGGGAGCCTGAATGGACCGCTGGTGCCCCAACATTTGCTGGAGCGACTGCGTCATCCTGTGGCCAGTCTGTCCCCCGAAGATGAGGTCAAGCTCACCGAACGGGAGCTTGATATTTTGCGCTTGATGTCTGGCGGCTATTCCAACAAGGAACTGGCCGACGCACTCTCCCTGAAAGAAGGCACCGTCAAGAACCACGTCTCCAATATCCTGCTCAAACTCGAAGCCCGTGACCGGACGCGGGCAGTATTGCGTGCTCTGGAACTTGGGTTGCTGTAA
- a CDS encoding styrene monooxygenase/indole monooxygenase family protein, with translation MRNVAIIGAGQAGLQLALGLQASGYGVTLVSDRTPEQLLSGRIMSTQALFHDACTTERQLGLNFWEDACPPVEGIALSVPHPELPGQKALAFSARLDQPAYSVDQRLKFAGWLREFQTRGGNVVLESADIQTAERLSSAHDLTLIATGKGELGQLFARDPERSPYSAPQRHLALMYLKNVAPRPDHSAVSFNLIPGVGEVFLLPGLTVAEGGGTQPYENVFIEAIPGGPLDVFAEVRDPRQHLEMMQELLRQFLPWEYERTQHAELTDTQATLTGRVTPGVRRPVATLPSGREVLGLGDTLVLNDPLTGQGAGSAAKAAAIYLERILWHGDRSFDRVWMTGTFDEYWSYARFVTDWTNALLGPPPPHVLEVLGAAQTRPGVAHAFVNGFNHPPQFFPWLGDPQAAAQFVAQHGVAEHRAAGFTRA, from the coding sequence ATGCGTAATGTGGCGATTATTGGTGCGGGACAGGCGGGCTTGCAGCTCGCGCTGGGATTGCAGGCGAGTGGCTACGGGGTGACCCTGGTTTCAGACCGTACCCCCGAACAGCTCCTCTCGGGGCGGATCATGAGTACCCAGGCCCTCTTTCATGACGCCTGTACCACCGAACGGCAGCTGGGACTGAATTTCTGGGAAGATGCCTGCCCGCCCGTCGAGGGCATCGCCCTGAGCGTGCCGCACCCCGAACTGCCAGGTCAGAAGGCGCTGGCCTTTTCCGCCCGGCTGGATCAACCGGCCTACAGCGTCGACCAGCGCCTGAAGTTCGCAGGCTGGCTGCGTGAATTCCAGACCAGAGGCGGCAACGTCGTGCTGGAAAGTGCCGACATCCAGACCGCCGAGCGTCTGAGCAGCGCCCACGATCTGACCCTGATCGCCACCGGCAAGGGCGAGCTGGGCCAATTGTTCGCCCGTGACCCTGAACGCAGTCCCTATAGCGCGCCCCAGCGGCATCTGGCCTTGATGTACCTGAAGAACGTCGCGCCCCGGCCTGACCACAGCGCCGTCAGCTTCAACCTGATTCCCGGCGTGGGCGAGGTGTTCTTGTTGCCGGGCCTGACGGTGGCCGAAGGCGGAGGCACCCAGCCCTACGAGAACGTGTTCATCGAGGCGATCCCCGGCGGCCCACTGGACGTGTTCGCAGAGGTGCGTGATCCACGCCAGCATCTGGAGATGATGCAGGAACTGTTACGTCAATTCCTGCCCTGGGAGTACGAACGCACCCAGCATGCCGAACTGACCGACACGCAGGCCACCCTGACGGGCCGGGTCACGCCAGGGGTGCGCCGCCCCGTTGCCACCTTGCCGTCGGGCCGCGAGGTGCTGGGGCTGGGCGACACCCTGGTGCTGAATGATCCACTGACCGGCCAGGGTGCCGGCAGCGCGGCCAAGGCGGCCGCAATCTACCTGGAACGCATCCTGTGGCACGGGGACCGGTCCTTTGACCGCGTCTGGATGACGGGGACCTTCGACGAGTACTGGAGCTACGCGCGCTTTGTCACCGACTGGACGAACGCCCTGCTGGGGCCGCCGCCGCCGCATGTGCTGGAAGTGCTGGGGGCAGCCCAGACCCGGCCCGGCGTGGCGCACGCGTTCGTCAACGGATTCAACCACCCTCCGCAGTTCTTCCCATGGCTGGGCGACCCGCAGGCCGCGGCGCAGTTTGTGGCTCAGCACGGCGTTGCGGAGCACAGGGCAGCTGGGTTCACTCGCGCCTGA
- a CDS encoding M23 family metallopeptidase: MKIKMMTSAALMLSTLQLSAAAATLPLRGNDLASDERYKTGVHLAGIQAEGKDIGALRRVSDTNWTRLKAGTTDSKVNSNWVVYGKPFYAMAPGIVVGCWRNAPENVPGSYNPLYKPDLKFAGGGNHLWVLQDDGSYALYAHAQPGSIPAALCPHNAELFTGHSGKGGRPDIEPEVRVVNGTRVKAGQFLGKVGNSGSSSGPHLHVHMEKDGKPVPMTFDHGLTTPFEGDKASLDGPWTSLAGQAFPKASVLFWPPRPAGELVFNSIPASAYQGWVEHLADSGMMPRLITCKSNGATYNSTWTLSHGQWASFHGMSPVQAAEKHATYQAAGYQRTSLYTCDSKTVAVWRK, translated from the coding sequence ATGAAGATAAAAATGATGACCAGCGCGGCCCTGATGCTCTCCACCTTGCAGCTCAGCGCAGCTGCCGCCACCCTGCCCCTGCGGGGCAATGATCTGGCAAGCGACGAGCGGTACAAGACCGGTGTTCATCTGGCCGGCATCCAGGCCGAGGGCAAGGATATCGGCGCCCTGCGCCGCGTTTCGGACACCAATTGGACGCGCCTGAAGGCCGGAACCACCGACAGCAAAGTCAACAGCAACTGGGTGGTGTACGGCAAGCCGTTTTACGCTATGGCCCCTGGGATCGTCGTCGGCTGCTGGCGCAATGCTCCTGAAAATGTGCCCGGCTCTTACAATCCGCTGTACAAACCTGACCTGAAATTTGCGGGTGGCGGCAATCACCTGTGGGTCTTGCAAGACGACGGGAGCTATGCCCTGTACGCCCACGCACAGCCGGGTAGCATCCCGGCGGCCCTGTGTCCCCACAACGCCGAACTCTTCACCGGCCACAGTGGCAAAGGGGGGCGTCCGGATATCGAACCCGAAGTCCGGGTGGTCAATGGCACGCGGGTGAAGGCTGGACAGTTCCTGGGCAAGGTCGGCAATTCCGGCTCTTCCTCCGGCCCGCACCTGCACGTCCATATGGAAAAGGACGGCAAGCCCGTTCCCATGACCTTCGACCACGGCCTGACCACTCCCTTCGAAGGCGATAAGGCCAGTTTGGACGGGCCGTGGACCTCGCTGGCGGGGCAGGCATTCCCAAAAGCGTCGGTGCTGTTCTGGCCGCCTCGCCCTGCCGGAGAACTGGTGTTCAACAGCATCCCGGCCAGCGCCTACCAGGGCTGGGTAGAGCACCTGGCTGACTCCGGCATGATGCCCAGGCTGATCACGTGCAAGTCCAATGGGGCCACCTACAACTCCACCTGGACCCTCAGCCACGGCCAATGGGCCTCATTCCACGGCATGAGCCCTGTGCAGGCCGCCGAGAAGCACGCCACCTACCAGGCGGCTGGCTATCAGCGCACCTCGCTCTACACCTGTGACTCAAAAACAGTGGCCGTCTGGCGCAAATAG
- a CDS encoding transporter substrate-binding domain-containing protein codes for MSINLTRQARAFFSVPALTAGKSAIARCEDKAKFNTLADIDRPGVRVIVNPGGTNETFAKANIKQATIVSFPTNVGIFDEIAAGRADVMITDSVETLLQQKLNPKLCAVNPDAPFTYAELGYMLPRGDMVFKAYVDQWLHLAQKSGEFQAELDQYLK; via the coding sequence GTGAGCATCAACCTGACCCGTCAGGCCCGGGCATTCTTCAGCGTCCCCGCCCTGACCGCCGGAAAGTCGGCCATCGCCCGCTGCGAAGACAAGGCCAAGTTCAACACCCTCGCCGATATCGACCGTCCAGGGGTCCGGGTCATCGTCAATCCCGGCGGGACCAACGAAACCTTTGCCAAAGCGAACATCAAACAGGCCACCATTGTCTCCTTTCCGACCAATGTGGGCATCTTCGATGAAATTGCCGCAGGCCGCGCCGACGTCATGATCACCGACTCCGTCGAAACACTGCTCCAGCAGAAATTGAATCCGAAGCTTTGCGCCGTAAACCCAGATGCTCCCTTCACCTACGCTGAACTCGGCTATATGCTCCCCCGCGGTGACATGGTGTTCAAGGCTTACGTGGACCAGTGGCTGCATCTGGCCCAGAAGTCCGGCGAGTTCCAGGCCGAGCTTGATCAGTACCTCAAGTGA
- a CDS encoding TerD family protein, giving the protein MTPLIPQTAITPLTRAATLLRVLGVIELPALAGSERLSGQQVVGEILSSGALPSPALIDALLAAPADQRRGALAYGLQALRDARGDAPSLPQLREFALNQRADTGALFQERLAAWYGLQVTDAEHCSVRQDLNVLPGTWGTAALGDHGPQRERACASGLLGSAIQGACPICHLRVGDVQDMLGLAARDRGRRADRPLPTRGVDLAPSGEALTTALQGALEGLAAASTPPSDQERADLVTLLQILLGAGVGAETIMAGLVASGMPQREMRALATGHLITLSGDAGPLVELQRGLGLLPTDLLRILDVWGGGSGTLARAPVEQPTSVLGQAYSVMAAAFGSVNPTVTPVRRQREPHVRVPRPSRPQRRAVLGALEQSLSELAAQGESGQTLAWEAFSRHQEAFKRVLRRLHVHERPRDYPHVAALAGLLSAGGKVDQLGGLHPQAAILARTVARQTPGEAERARSLMGGVELALGKAQIGDAAALLATRPGLLGRSLDRLLRLESGGKPAAPVTLAALKEAAPRLTPVMVAGLHAHVAGRFTPDPSRSFRSRGKATTRALGDTRDPLNTTLIGQVQSVLEGELLRRGAAAPELGLLEIDPQVLGVRVAASARAASGGLEGLAPGSALPLTPQGAAPATTARLFLHWAQKEKAGSIDLDLSALAYDAQGSTVGQCTFSELRAPGMVHSGDLRSAPLPAGATEYIDLDLAGLRAAGAVIVLASVYSFTSVPFSSMERASCGLMSRVDTAKGAREMDLSTVRLKFDLRGEQTSCTLLAIDLREPGGEQVIFLKLAGDRGGYQVAERDPMGALALQIAQAGSGMPLTLLVAPHLARAGAVRCGAQTWARQDAESREDFARRVQLALIDCAEGHMMDVAETADLTGGPTLLITDQPRRALGTGDTVICFQPGVTQPSGVAVHGLRGLLDAL; this is encoded by the coding sequence ATGACCCCCCTGATCCCCCAGACCGCCATCACCCCCCTGACCCGCGCCGCGACCCTGCTGCGCGTCCTCGGCGTGATTGAACTGCCAGCCCTGGCGGGCAGCGAGCGGCTCAGCGGGCAACAGGTCGTCGGGGAGATCCTCTCAAGTGGCGCCCTACCGAGCCCAGCGCTGATCGACGCGCTGCTCGCGGCCCCCGCCGATCAGCGCCGCGGCGCGCTCGCCTACGGCTTGCAGGCCCTGCGCGACGCGCGCGGAGACGCCCCCTCGCTGCCCCAGCTGCGTGAATTTGCCCTGAACCAAAGGGCGGACACCGGCGCCCTGTTTCAGGAGCGTCTGGCCGCGTGGTACGGCCTCCAGGTCACCGACGCTGAGCACTGCTCGGTGCGTCAGGACCTGAACGTCCTGCCCGGCACCTGGGGCACCGCCGCGCTGGGCGACCACGGCCCGCAGCGTGAACGCGCCTGCGCCAGCGGCCTTCTGGGCAGCGCCATCCAGGGAGCGTGCCCCATCTGCCACCTGCGGGTGGGGGACGTCCAGGACATGCTGGGGCTGGCCGCCAGGGACAGGGGGCGCCGCGCCGACCGTCCGCTGCCGACCCGCGGAGTGGACCTGGCCCCGAGCGGCGAGGCACTGACCACGGCGCTGCAGGGCGCCCTGGAGGGGCTGGCCGCGGCCTCGACCCCACCTTCGGACCAGGAGCGCGCCGACCTGGTCACGCTGCTGCAGATCCTGCTGGGAGCCGGCGTGGGTGCCGAAACCATCATGGCTGGCCTGGTCGCGAGCGGCATGCCGCAGCGCGAGATGCGCGCCCTGGCCACGGGCCACCTGATCACCCTGTCGGGTGACGCGGGCCCTCTGGTGGAGCTGCAACGCGGCCTGGGCCTGCTGCCCACCGATCTGCTGCGCATCCTCGACGTGTGGGGCGGCGGCAGCGGCACCCTGGCGCGCGCGCCGGTCGAGCAGCCCACCAGCGTGTTGGGACAGGCCTACAGCGTCATGGCCGCGGCATTCGGTAGCGTGAATCCCACTGTGACGCCGGTGAGGCGCCAGCGCGAGCCGCACGTGCGCGTGCCGCGCCCCAGCCGCCCGCAGCGCCGCGCTGTCCTGGGCGCGCTGGAGCAGAGTCTCTCGGAACTGGCCGCGCAGGGCGAGAGCGGCCAGACCCTGGCCTGGGAAGCGTTCAGCCGTCACCAGGAGGCCTTCAAGCGCGTGCTGCGCAGGCTGCACGTGCACGAACGTCCGCGCGACTATCCCCACGTCGCCGCGCTGGCCGGCCTGCTGTCGGCTGGGGGCAAGGTGGACCAACTGGGCGGTCTCCATCCCCAGGCAGCCATCCTGGCCCGCACGGTCGCGCGGCAGACCCCCGGTGAAGCGGAACGCGCCCGCAGCCTGATGGGCGGCGTGGAGCTGGCGCTGGGCAAAGCACAGATCGGTGACGCGGCCGCGCTGCTCGCGACCCGTCCAGGCCTGCTGGGCCGCAGCCTCGACCGCCTGTTGCGCCTGGAGAGCGGCGGCAAGCCAGCGGCGCCCGTGACCCTGGCGGCCCTGAAAGAGGCCGCGCCGCGCCTGACCCCCGTCATGGTCGCGGGACTCCACGCGCACGTCGCAGGGCGCTTCACGCCGGACCCTTCCCGTTCGTTCCGCTCGCGCGGAAAGGCGACCACCCGCGCCCTGGGCGACACCCGTGATCCGTTGAACACCACGCTGATCGGGCAGGTCCAGAGCGTGCTGGAAGGCGAGCTGCTGCGCCGCGGCGCCGCCGCCCCCGAGCTGGGACTGCTGGAGATCGATCCCCAGGTGCTGGGCGTGCGTGTGGCTGCTTCGGCCCGCGCCGCCTCCGGCGGCCTGGAGGGCCTGGCCCCCGGCAGCGCGCTGCCCCTGACGCCCCAGGGCGCCGCGCCGGCCACCACCGCGCGCCTGTTTCTGCACTGGGCACAAAAGGAAAAGGCAGGCTCGATTGACCTGGACCTGTCGGCGCTGGCCTACGACGCGCAGGGAAGCACGGTGGGGCAGTGCACGTTCAGCGAACTGCGCGCGCCGGGCATGGTGCACTCCGGAGACCTGCGCAGCGCGCCGTTGCCGGCAGGCGCCACCGAATACATCGATCTGGACCTGGCTGGGCTGCGCGCCGCCGGCGCCGTGATCGTTCTCGCCTCGGTGTACTCGTTCACCTCGGTGCCCTTCTCGAGCATGGAACGCGCGTCATGCGGGCTGATGAGCCGCGTGGACACCGCCAAAGGCGCGCGTGAGATGGACCTGTCGACGGTGCGGCTGAAGTTCGACCTGCGCGGCGAGCAGACCTCGTGCACGCTGTTGGCCATCGACCTGCGTGAGCCAGGGGGCGAGCAGGTGATCTTCCTGAAACTGGCCGGCGACCGGGGCGGTTATCAGGTGGCCGAGCGGGACCCGATGGGCGCGCTGGCCCTGCAGATCGCACAGGCCGGCAGCGGCATGCCGCTGACCCTGCTGGTCGCCCCTCACCTGGCGCGCGCGGGGGCGGTGCGCTGCGGCGCGCAGACCTGGGCGAGACAGGACGCCGAGAGCCGCGAGGATTTTGCCCGCCGCGTGCAGCTGGCGCTGATCGACTGCGCCGAAGGGCACATGATGGATGTGGCCGAGACGGCTGACCTGACGGGCGGCCCGACGCTGCTGATCACGGACCAGCCGCGGCGCGCCCTGGGCACAGGTGACACTGTCATCTGCTTCCAGCCGGGCGTCACCCAGCCCTCAGGCGTTGCGGTTCACGGCCTGCGCGGTCTGCTCGACGCTCTCTGA
- a CDS encoding transporter substrate-binding domain-containing protein, translating into MRKLVVCITSLAVLSPALAQTAAPSPSTLDKVVASKTMRVCTTGDYKPFTSLNVATGMYEGIDIDLAGSLATSLGAKPEFVASKWATLLDDLNAGRCDIVMGA; encoded by the coding sequence ATGCGCAAACTTGTGGTCTGCATCACGTCGCTCGCTGTACTGTCACCTGCCCTGGCACAGACTGCAGCGCCCAGTCCGAGCACGCTGGACAAGGTCGTCGCGTCTAAGACCATGCGGGTGTGTACGACAGGTGATTACAAGCCGTTCACTTCCCTCAATGTGGCCACCGGGATGTATGAGGGGATCGACATTGATCTGGCGGGCTCACTGGCCACAAGCCTCGGTGCCAAACCTGAGTTCGTCGCCTCCAAATGGGCCACCCTGCTTGATGACCTGAACGCTGGTAGGTGCGACATCGTGATGGGGGCGTGA
- a CDS encoding MFS transporter, which translates to MFSLLRDRRILILWIGESINAFGNGLTFIALAWFLYRLYPNSPALSGTVIGAWTAAMLLGTVSLASLTDVWDRRRTLQVANGLSALWISLIPLLYTLDLLSFPVLVVIAALTGFTGSVIFPAQQASLPTFVPPERLQGIQALFNLTWTTSGLLAPISAGFLVASIGAPGVMWVNAATFVVALIAYSLVRFPAVARVQDSGRGLAAWWARTRFGFGFVLARPALWATLLGLASVNFAMEPYTAVFLPRIADRLMTGVELPAALSWVRADSRGALGVGLLGSVLALAELGMVIWMGRRISRHPLNWIALGCIGPALCIVGVAYAPTLGVALVLALLMGLCFGPLNVMVGTLFAQLTPDAVRGRVYSARILVGQGLRPVGVSAAVVLMGAAGLAPAVAMLGVFAAGLTLVGYLRARREGGDGAEASVAGNG; encoded by the coding sequence ATGTTCTCCCTGCTCCGCGACCGCCGTATCCTGATTCTTTGGATCGGCGAGAGCATCAACGCTTTCGGCAACGGCCTCACCTTCATCGCGCTCGCGTGGTTTCTGTACCGTCTCTACCCGAACTCGCCCGCGCTGTCGGGCACCGTGATCGGCGCCTGGACCGCGGCCATGCTGCTCGGGACGGTCAGCCTGGCCAGCCTCACCGACGTGTGGGACCGCCGCCGCACCCTGCAGGTCGCCAATGGCCTGAGCGCCCTCTGGATCAGCCTGATTCCCCTGCTCTACACCCTCGACCTGCTCTCCTTCCCCGTGCTGGTGGTCATCGCGGCCCTGACCGGCTTCACCGGCAGCGTGATCTTCCCGGCGCAGCAGGCCTCGCTGCCCACCTTCGTGCCTCCGGAGCGGCTGCAGGGCATCCAGGCCCTGTTCAACCTCACCTGGACCACCAGCGGGCTGCTGGCCCCCATCAGCGCAGGATTCCTGGTGGCGAGCATCGGGGCGCCCGGCGTGATGTGGGTCAACGCGGCCACCTTCGTCGTGGCCCTGATCGCCTACTCGCTGGTCCGCTTTCCAGCCGTGGCGCGCGTTCAGGACAGCGGGCGCGGCCTGGCCGCGTGGTGGGCACGGACCCGCTTCGGCTTCGGGTTCGTCCTGGCGCGGCCCGCGCTGTGGGCGACGCTGCTGGGGCTGGCCAGCGTGAACTTCGCCATGGAGCCCTACACGGCTGTGTTCCTGCCCCGCATCGCCGACCGCCTGATGACGGGGGTGGAGCTGCCCGCGGCGCTGTCCTGGGTGCGCGCCGACAGTCGCGGCGCGCTGGGCGTGGGGCTGCTGGGCTCGGTCCTGGCGCTGGCCGAACTGGGCATGGTGATCTGGATGGGGCGCCGCATCAGCCGCCATCCCCTGAACTGGATCGCGCTGGGCTGCATCGGTCCGGCGCTGTGCATCGTCGGGGTGGCCTACGCCCCCACCCTGGGCGTGGCCCTGGTGCTCGCGCTGCTGATGGGCCTGTGCTTCGGGCCACTGAACGTGATGGTGGGGACGCTGTTCGCGCAGCTGACGCCGGATGCGGTGCGCGGGCGGGTCTACAGCGCGCGCATCCTGGTGGGCCAGGGGCTGCGTCCGGTGGGGGTGAGCGCCGCCGTGGTGCTGATGGGCGCTGCGGGCCTCGCGCCGGCGGTGGCGATGCTGGGTGTGTTCGCCGCCGGGCTCACGCTCGTGGGCTACCTGCGGGCACGCCGGGAGGGCGGTGACGGCGCTGAGGCGAGCGTTGCGGGCAACGGCTGA
- a CDS encoding phosphotransferase, producing the protein MALKPEYASSEAAALLQTTCGWTVTDIHPLAGGHFSQAFGFEADGRPLVARFGSQEAAYRKDAYAGEMFAAALPVPRVLQICTFSSVTVAVSERAPGRLLSAYSNDILALLQPARLELLATLAQIDVSRTAGYGWWDQQGQGGFPSWHAFLAAIMAPCEDGFYAGWHNLFAGPLLDRVFFEQVYAQVMRMARCLPEVRGLVHNDLNRDNVLTDGTRITGVIDWANALYGDPVYEAAKANWRSGGEWAAALQARFSTWPDYDWRLLTYTLHVGLDDLRFYAQIGEAGGTARTEEYLRHFSALATEWEAGRSI; encoded by the coding sequence GTGGCCCTTAAACCCGAATACGCGTCTTCAGAGGCTGCGGCTCTCCTGCAGACGACCTGCGGGTGGACTGTGACGGACATCCACCCACTGGCCGGAGGGCATTTCTCCCAGGCATTCGGGTTCGAGGCAGACGGCCGCCCCCTGGTGGCCCGCTTCGGTAGTCAGGAGGCCGCCTACCGGAAAGACGCGTACGCCGGGGAGATGTTCGCGGCGGCGCTTCCCGTCCCCCGAGTGCTTCAGATCTGCACGTTCAGCAGCGTGACCGTCGCCGTGAGCGAGCGGGCCCCAGGGCGGCTGCTGTCCGCGTATTCGAATGACATCCTCGCGCTGCTCCAGCCTGCCCGTCTGGAGTTGCTGGCCACCCTTGCACAGATTGACGTGTCCAGAACGGCCGGCTACGGCTGGTGGGACCAGCAGGGCCAGGGCGGATTTCCCTCCTGGCACGCGTTTCTCGCAGCCATCATGGCCCCCTGCGAGGACGGCTTCTACGCCGGCTGGCACAACCTGTTCGCTGGGCCCCTCCTCGACCGCGTCTTCTTCGAGCAGGTGTACGCCCAGGTCATGCGCATGGCCCGCTGTCTTCCCGAGGTGCGCGGTCTTGTTCACAACGACCTCAACCGCGACAACGTCCTCACAGACGGCACGCGCATTACCGGCGTGATCGACTGGGCCAACGCCCTCTACGGCGATCCTGTGTACGAGGCGGCCAAGGCCAACTGGCGTTCGGGCGGCGAATGGGCGGCGGCCCTCCAGGCCCGGTTCAGCACCTGGCCGGACTACGACTGGCGTCTGCTGACATACACCCTGCATGTTGGGCTCGACGACCTGCGCTTCTACGCCCAGATTGGCGAGGCCGGCGGAACGGCACGAACGGAGGAGTACCTGCGCCACTTTTCAGCTCTCGCGACCGAATGGGAAGCAGGGCGGTCCATATGA